In Saccharicrinis fermentans DSM 9555 = JCM 21142, a genomic segment contains:
- a CDS encoding DUF4857 domain-containing protein — MKIIKYSIIVLCTMLLAWFLPLLYHMVSDQSARNVFTYYSSVENAFCTMDYNDGGQGFFGRNLKTGKEYSESEFDSILPLFYAKQLFKDNRFPDSINGQAVTVQDISRGTFFLKYNPVEISTPAIPIYTLFESFSGRVKLEMPGDVFRIKNKIEFINPETNEINIKKSQLFMQAFEGVGFAFPAKKLFGNPTLRKLYDEGYFVLDAKDRIFHLKMVNGKPFVKNINIPADIQPLHITVREPQDKSHYGFLFDKKDRVYLITTNNYELQLIKTPVFNAEKDRLIVMANPFFWMTNVVSDKGKECLALEAISKNVVDSISLLRPQETEVVLSYVFPFQITFLSGYSEFVKPCIQFAELWVLVVNFVLAFIFWLYFRQKDAQNLMPYLLWIGGTGVFGFIVCLLLKE; from the coding sequence ATGAAAATTATTAAATATTCGATCATTGTATTGTGTACCATGCTGTTGGCTTGGTTTTTGCCATTGTTGTACCATATGGTAAGCGATCAGTCAGCTCGTAATGTTTTTACTTACTATAGCTCGGTAGAGAATGCTTTTTGTACCATGGACTATAATGATGGAGGTCAAGGTTTTTTTGGACGAAACTTAAAAACAGGAAAAGAATATTCTGAATCTGAATTTGATAGTATTTTACCATTGTTTTATGCGAAACAATTGTTTAAAGACAATAGGTTTCCGGATAGTATAAATGGTCAAGCAGTGACTGTGCAGGATATAAGTCGCGGAACGTTTTTTTTAAAATATAACCCGGTAGAAATTAGTACACCTGCTATTCCTATTTATACTTTGTTTGAATCATTTTCGGGAAGGGTAAAGCTGGAGATGCCTGGAGATGTTTTTCGTATTAAAAACAAAATAGAGTTTATAAATCCGGAAACGAATGAGATTAATATAAAAAAAAGTCAACTTTTTATGCAAGCATTTGAGGGTGTTGGCTTTGCTTTTCCGGCTAAAAAGCTTTTTGGTAATCCAACGCTTCGAAAATTATATGATGAAGGGTACTTTGTGTTGGATGCGAAGGATCGTATTTTTCACTTGAAGATGGTGAATGGAAAACCTTTTGTTAAAAATATAAATATACCTGCTGATATTCAGCCATTACATATTACAGTTCGTGAACCTCAGGATAAAAGTCATTATGGTTTTTTGTTTGATAAGAAAGACAGGGTTTATCTTATTACCACCAATAATTATGAACTCCAACTCATAAAAACCCCTGTTTTTAATGCCGAAAAGGATCGCTTAATTGTCATGGCTAATCCATTTTTCTGGATGACGAACGTGGTTTCAGACAAGGGGAAAGAATGTCTGGCACTTGAGGCCATATCCAAAAATGTAGTCGATAGTATCAGTCTACTTAGACCGCAGGAAACGGAAGTGGTTTTAAGTTACGTTTTTCCTTTTCAAATTACTTTTTTATCTGGGTATAGTGAGTTTGTAAAACCATGTATACAGTTTGCTGAATTGTGGGTGTTGGTCGTAAATTTTGTTTTAGCCTTCATTTTTTGGCTTTATTTTAGACAAAAGGATGCACAAAATTTGATGCCTTATTTGCTTTGGATAGGGGGCACCGGCGTTTTTGGTTTTATTGTTTGTTTGTTATTGAAGGAATAG
- a CDS encoding DUF6850 family outer membrane beta-barrel protein: MMRITFLLLSILIGSFAIGQSSVTGQNYFTKELKSYMASMLNNPSFYFFHPDSSFSDVSLQWEKDKAKGLYHIQTGNAHTTYLFHAQSLLKKKKEVLWGSAAYKNEQIEGIKWSNVADPLLVYPYIVADTIVRTSYGEHYYFNGGYAVQFNKLSIGGEAHYRSGLEYRKLDPRPKSTISDLKISMGATLPVGKQRLGLHLKYGGYKQEQIVEIYRSGGGSKMFYMRGLGALDDRYSTVITANDRPQNKYKIEQGSLGIQLFPANNKGWFATADFCYSTLKQLDTSNNIVNQLNSHQYHSELGYLLSDNLKDIRLKMYVTLKSNNGTEYNYNNSGILVSNLKKYSLDNYQVGLSGIMMFQPLEKRQWFVDMDAGYIKYDETHLISLVTAPSFQRYSVIQTKLNGGFNYRMNTSGLSAQLSTIFSYYLDKDLETSTSVAPTANETFVIPNYKYLTSKKILLSPEIRYDKDLDGSSGLYIKAIYCYEIYDIDLPFSAFHLAIGFTL, encoded by the coding sequence ATGATGCGTATAACATTTCTTTTACTATCCATATTGATTGGTTCTTTTGCCATTGGCCAAAGTAGTGTCACTGGTCAGAACTATTTTACAAAAGAATTAAAGAGTTATATGGCATCCATGCTAAATAATCCTTCTTTTTATTTTTTTCATCCAGATAGCTCATTTTCTGATGTATCGTTACAATGGGAAAAAGATAAAGCAAAAGGCTTGTATCATATCCAAACAGGAAATGCACATACTACTTATTTGTTTCATGCCCAATCTTTATTAAAAAAGAAAAAAGAAGTTTTATGGGGTAGCGCAGCCTATAAAAATGAACAAATAGAAGGTATTAAGTGGAGCAATGTGGCAGATCCATTATTGGTATATCCATATATAGTTGCCGATACTATTGTTCGAACTTCTTATGGAGAGCATTACTATTTTAATGGTGGTTATGCTGTGCAATTCAATAAACTAAGTATTGGGGGTGAGGCTCACTATCGTTCCGGACTGGAATATCGAAAACTGGATCCGAGACCCAAATCTACTATATCAGATTTAAAAATTTCTATGGGAGCTACCTTGCCTGTTGGTAAGCAACGGTTAGGATTACATTTAAAGTATGGCGGTTATAAGCAAGAGCAAATTGTTGAGATCTATCGATCGGGTGGTGGAAGTAAGATGTTTTACATGAGAGGGTTAGGTGCACTTGATGATCGTTACTCCACAGTAATAACTGCCAATGATAGACCCCAAAATAAATATAAGATAGAGCAAGGTAGTTTAGGTATTCAATTATTTCCAGCTAATAATAAAGGATGGTTTGCAACTGCTGATTTCTGTTATTCAACGCTGAAGCAATTAGATACTTCAAATAATATTGTCAACCAACTTAATTCTCATCAATATCATTCTGAACTTGGATACCTATTATCGGATAACTTAAAGGATATAAGGTTAAAAATGTATGTGACACTAAAATCAAATAACGGAACTGAATATAATTATAATAATTCTGGTATATTAGTCAGCAATCTTAAAAAATATTCTTTAGATAATTATCAAGTTGGTCTATCTGGGATAATGATGTTTCAACCCCTTGAAAAAAGACAATGGTTCGTAGATATGGATGCTGGTTATATAAAATATGATGAGACGCACTTGATTTCTTTGGTTACAGCTCCTTCTTTTCAGAGATATAGCGTTATTCAAACGAAATTAAATGGTGGTTTTAATTATAGAATGAATACTTCTGGTTTAAGTGCTCAATTATCCACTATATTCTCGTATTATTTAGATAAGGATTTGGAAACAAGTACCTCTGTTGCACCAACAGCGAATGAAACTTTTGTGATACCTAATTATAAGTATCTAACAAGCAAAAAAATATTGTTATCACCAGAAATTCGCTATGATAAGGATTTAGATGGATCTAGCGGACTTTATATTAAAGCTATTTATTGTTACGAAATATATGATATTGATTTACCTTTTTCAGCATTTCATCTGGCTATTGGATTCACATTATAG
- a CDS encoding ABC transporter ATP-binding protein produces the protein MQAIVQCKNLTHYYGNRCIYENLNFEIPQGRILGLLGKNGTGKTTTINILNGYLKPRSGECLVFGENSANLSPATKQKVGLLIEGHVQYPFMNIAEIEKFYAAFYPQWKKEAYWELMKMLKIDHKQKLSQMSCGQRSQVALGLILAQDAELLILDDFSMGLDPGYRVLFVDYLSEYARAENKTVFVTSHIIQDMERLIDDCMIMDYGGIILQRPVKELLSNFKRYRLKSVDVEKLNGVDGIFHPVTIKENTELYSMLKKEELLEMFSSKNILADNMIEENLTLEEAFIGLTGKY, from the coding sequence ATGCAAGCAATCGTACAATGTAAAAATCTAACTCACTATTACGGCAATCGCTGTATCTATGAGAACTTAAACTTTGAGATTCCACAAGGTCGTATATTAGGACTATTGGGAAAGAATGGCACTGGAAAAACAACTACTATTAATATATTAAACGGTTACCTGAAACCGCGCAGTGGAGAATGTCTTGTGTTTGGAGAAAACTCGGCTAACTTATCTCCAGCAACCAAACAAAAAGTTGGCTTGCTCATTGAAGGACATGTGCAGTACCCTTTTATGAATATTGCTGAAATAGAAAAATTTTATGCCGCCTTTTATCCCCAATGGAAAAAAGAAGCCTATTGGGAATTAATGAAGATGCTGAAAATTGACCATAAGCAGAAGCTCTCGCAAATGTCATGTGGACAGCGTTCTCAGGTGGCGTTGGGACTGATACTGGCGCAGGACGCAGAGCTCTTGATATTGGATGACTTTTCCATGGGACTTGATCCCGGGTATCGTGTGCTGTTCGTGGATTACCTCAGTGAATATGCCAGGGCTGAAAATAAAACCGTGTTTGTTACTTCGCATATTATTCAGGATATGGAACGTTTAATTGATGATTGTATGATCATGGATTACGGAGGTATTATATTGCAAAGGCCAGTGAAGGAATTGTTGTCGAACTTTAAACGTTATCGACTTAAATCGGTAGATGTGGAAAAACTAAATGGAGTGGATGGAATCTTTCATCCAGTTACCATTAAAGAAAATACAGAACTATATTCAATGTTAAAAAAAGAAGAACTCTTGGAAATGTTCTCTTCTAAAAATATTTTAGCAGATAATATGATAGAAGAAAACCTCACTTTAGAAGAGGCTTTTATTGGGCTAACGGGAAAATACTAG
- a CDS encoding DUF4876 domain-containing protein, which yields MMKKLLFGLSLLFLGIFTACEDDSKDISEVEVTITYPTNLGDKSPVFQSGTLTLTNVNSGYETVLNLTSMAVPALNLEYGLYHIELEGNVSYSTFDAMGVESNQTAQVRALEENYEFGGANQTVNLDLFLVMQSSGFVISEIFFSGSLTPEGKNYSEDAYIEIYNNSSEDLYADGLCIAESGFKTSTFVTGLSPDETSTHAVVGHIYKIPGNGTEHLVKPGETFLLCDLALDHTSENVNSFDLSHADFEWYDGPDYDSDVPTVPNMVKMASTSKSSWTMHNRGFTSYFLFKMDDISPETFVEEYDYSYDYQLIVNDNVYDRSGACWKVPNEYIIDAVECSTPSSFEWKIMNPSLDISWTHCGDGDDARYGKSVKRKVDRVESDGRKVLLDTNDSAFDFIPTAEPSPGTIEDK from the coding sequence ATGATGAAAAAATTACTTTTTGGATTATCACTTTTGTTTTTGGGAATTTTTACTGCCTGTGAAGACGACAGTAAAGACATATCTGAGGTTGAGGTAACCATTACTTATCCAACAAATTTAGGAGATAAAAGTCCTGTATTTCAATCCGGTACTTTAACCCTTACAAATGTCAACTCTGGTTATGAGACAGTCTTGAACTTAACATCGATGGCGGTGCCTGCATTAAATTTAGAATACGGACTTTACCATATTGAATTAGAAGGGAATGTTTCTTACTCCACATTTGATGCGATGGGTGTAGAATCGAATCAGACCGCTCAGGTGCGTGCTTTAGAGGAGAATTATGAATTTGGAGGAGCCAATCAAACAGTCAATCTAGATTTGTTTTTGGTGATGCAAAGCTCTGGATTTGTCATCTCCGAAATCTTTTTTAGTGGGAGTTTAACACCAGAAGGTAAAAATTATTCAGAGGATGCTTATATAGAGATATATAACAACTCTTCAGAGGATTTATATGCGGATGGTCTGTGTATTGCTGAGTCTGGGTTTAAGACTTCTACGTTTGTGACTGGATTATCGCCAGATGAAACCTCAACACATGCAGTTGTTGGGCATATTTATAAAATACCAGGAAATGGTACAGAGCATCTTGTAAAACCGGGTGAGACTTTTTTATTGTGTGATTTAGCACTTGATCATACTAGTGAAAATGTTAATTCATTTGATTTATCGCATGCGGATTTCGAATGGTACGATGGACCCGATTATGACTCTGATGTACCTACTGTTCCCAATATGGTAAAGATGGCTTCTACATCAAAGTCTTCCTGGACAATGCACAACCGTGGATTTACCTCTTATTTTTTATTTAAAATGGACGACATAAGTCCTGAAACTTTTGTTGAGGAATATGATTATAGCTATGATTATCAGTTGATTGTTAATGATAATGTTTATGACAGAAGCGGTGCCTGTTGGAAGGTACCTAATGAGTATATTATTGATGCTGTTGAGTGCAGTACCCCTTCTAGTTTTGAATGGAAAATAATGAATCCTTCATTGGATATAAGTTGGACACATTGTGGAGATGGTGATGATGCACGTTATGGTAAGTCTGTTAAGCGTAAGGTGGATAGGGTAGAGAGTGACGGACGTAAGGTGTTGTTGGATACAAACGATTCTGCCTTTGACTTCATTCCCACAGCAGAACCTTCTCCTGGAACAATAGAAGATAAATAA